The following are encoded together in the Salinibacterium sp. UTAS2018 genome:
- a CDS encoding RDD family protein yields MPSPQTTTTFAYGDEPDELITGEAVALELHSASFVLRAAGAIIDFLVYGAALIGLLIGAFAFASAAGLDQAIGTALTVASTVLCLVVIPATVETLSRGKSLGKLAIGARIVRNDGGAIGFRHAFIRALLGVLEVFMTAGGLAAVVALLNTRAQRLGDLVAGTYSQYERVSKFANPVVQLPGQLAEWALTADVAKMPDALARRISHFLVAAPGYTPLTRRQHATSLAHEAAAYVSPLPHVEPEVLLSAVSAVRRERESAALAGEQRRLDALEPALTSVPRGFPSDRG; encoded by the coding sequence ATGCCGAGCCCACAAACGACCACCACCTTCGCATATGGGGACGAACCCGACGAGCTCATCACCGGAGAGGCTGTTGCTTTAGAGCTGCACTCGGCCAGTTTCGTGTTGCGGGCAGCCGGCGCCATCATCGATTTTCTGGTCTACGGTGCCGCGCTCATTGGGCTGCTGATCGGCGCCTTCGCTTTCGCGAGCGCCGCCGGGCTCGACCAAGCTATCGGCACCGCTCTCACTGTTGCATCCACTGTGCTGTGCCTCGTCGTGATCCCCGCAACGGTCGAGACACTGAGCCGGGGCAAGTCACTCGGTAAGCTCGCGATCGGAGCTCGAATCGTGCGCAACGACGGTGGCGCGATCGGCTTTCGCCATGCGTTCATCCGCGCTCTCTTGGGGGTGTTGGAGGTCTTCATGACCGCGGGAGGTCTAGCCGCCGTTGTCGCACTGCTCAACACGCGAGCACAACGTCTTGGTGACCTCGTCGCGGGTACGTACAGCCAGTACGAGCGGGTGTCTAAGTTCGCTAACCCGGTGGTTCAGCTGCCCGGCCAATTGGCGGAATGGGCGCTTACGGCCGATGTAGCCAAGATGCCGGATGCTCTAGCTCGGCGCATCTCACATTTTCTGGTCGCCGCCCCCGGCTACACCCCGCTCACCCGTCGGCAACACGCCACGTCTTTGGCGCACGAAGCGGCGGCCTATGTGTCGCCCCTGCCCCACGTTGAGCCCGAAGTTTTGTTATCGGCGGTGAGTGCCGTGCGTCGGGAACGCGAGAGTGCTGCGTTAGCGGGCGAGCAACGACGCCTAGACGCGCTCGAACCCGCTCTCACGAGTGTTCCGCGCGGGTTCCCGAGCGACCGCGGCTAA
- a CDS encoding phosphomannomutase/phosphoglucomutase, whose protein sequence is MSNANPIDLAPFIKAYDVRGLVGTQLTDEVVEALGAAFIDEVDAAGHEVVVGHDMRDSSPRFAAVFSAGARARGGNVVLIGLCSTDETYFASGSMDAPAAMFTASHNPATYNGIKFSRAGAQGISFATGLKSIRDRAQAYLAEGIPAVAAPGSQREVDVLGDYASYLRTLVDLTGIRPIRVVVDAGNGMGGMTVPAVLSTAAGLSPLPIDIIPMYFELDGTFPNHEANPLDPANIVDLQKAVLEQGADLGLAFDGDADRCFVVDEQGNPMSPSAVAAVVALREIQRVRASQPEGDIRVIHNLITSRIVAETIEAAGAIPVRTNVGHSLIKDQMAATGAIFGGEHSAHYYFRDFWGADNGMLAAMHLLAEFGSQPEPLSVLSARYSPYAASGEINSVVDDVPAATARIRAAFAAEAEFDELDGLTVTGTATEGDSFWWFNVRPSNTEPLLRLNAEADSQPTLEAIRDRALAIIRA, encoded by the coding sequence ATGAGCAACGCTAACCCCATCGATCTCGCCCCCTTCATCAAGGCCTATGACGTTCGTGGCCTTGTGGGCACCCAGCTCACTGACGAGGTAGTCGAAGCGCTCGGGGCCGCGTTCATTGATGAAGTGGATGCCGCGGGCCACGAGGTCGTCGTCGGTCACGACATGCGCGACTCCTCACCCCGTTTCGCCGCCGTGTTCTCGGCCGGTGCTCGTGCTCGCGGGGGCAATGTCGTTCTCATCGGACTCTGCTCGACCGACGAGACCTATTTCGCATCCGGCTCCATGGATGCCCCTGCCGCCATGTTTACGGCAAGCCACAACCCGGCGACCTACAACGGCATCAAGTTCAGCCGCGCCGGAGCCCAAGGCATCAGCTTTGCGACAGGCCTCAAGTCAATTCGAGACCGTGCTCAGGCTTATTTGGCCGAGGGAATCCCCGCCGTTGCGGCCCCGGGCTCCCAGCGAGAGGTTGACGTGCTCGGCGACTACGCCAGCTATTTGCGCACCCTCGTTGATCTGACCGGTATCCGCCCGATCCGTGTCGTCGTAGATGCTGGAAACGGCATGGGTGGTATGACGGTGCCCGCCGTGCTCTCGACTGCCGCAGGACTTTCGCCATTGCCCATCGACATCATCCCGATGTATTTCGAGCTCGACGGAACATTCCCCAACCACGAAGCGAATCCGCTCGACCCCGCCAACATCGTTGATCTCCAAAAGGCGGTGCTCGAGCAGGGTGCCGACCTCGGGCTTGCTTTTGACGGCGATGCTGATCGCTGCTTTGTCGTCGATGAGCAGGGCAACCCGATGAGTCCGAGCGCGGTAGCTGCGGTCGTGGCGCTGCGGGAAATTCAGCGCGTGCGGGCTTCGCAACCCGAGGGCGACATCCGTGTCATCCACAACCTCATCACCTCACGTATCGTGGCCGAAACGATCGAAGCCGCGGGGGCGATCCCCGTGCGCACCAACGTCGGTCACTCGCTCATCAAAGATCAGATGGCGGCAACGGGAGCGATTTTCGGCGGCGAGCACTCGGCGCACTACTATTTCCGCGACTTCTGGGGCGCCGATAACGGGATGCTCGCTGCCATGCACTTGCTGGCGGAGTTTGGTTCGCAGCCCGAACCCCTCTCGGTGCTCTCCGCTCGCTATTCGCCCTATGCGGCCAGCGGCGAAATCAACTCGGTGGTGGACGATGTTCCTGCCGCTACTGCCCGCATCCGCGCGGCCTTCGCGGCAGAGGCAGAGTTCGATGAGCTCGATGGCCTCACCGTTACCGGCACTGCGACCGAGGGCGACTCGTTCTGGTGGTTTAACGTCAGGCCCTCGAACACCGAGCCGCTGTTGCGTCTCAATGCTGAAGCTGACTCTCAGCCGACGCTCGAGGCCATACGCGATCGAGCACTCGCGATCATTCGCGCCTAG
- a CDS encoding DUF3499 family protein has product MNQRPCSKVACNSEAVATLTYVYADSMAVLGPLSYSAEPHTYDLCARHAERLSAPQGWQVVRHVVLGHEQR; this is encoded by the coding sequence ATGAATCAGCGCCCGTGCAGCAAGGTCGCCTGCAACTCCGAAGCAGTCGCCACCTTGACCTATGTCTATGCCGACTCAATGGCTGTTTTGGGGCCGCTGAGCTACAGCGCTGAACCGCACACCTACGACCTCTGTGCTCGCCATGCCGAACGACTCTCCGCGCCTCAGGGGTGGCAGGTCGTTCGCCATGTAGTTTTGGGGCATGAGCAACGCTAA
- a CDS encoding metallopeptidase family protein, giving the protein MARSSKRESTRSVRGNWRDRHGRGIRAAVTGPHLPLLSSRNGNFEMTVASAAQFLKEMWPEELADARFEIGLMPGSDPEGSAVERWHVNRSENRIVLYRLPIERMARLHRDDELHKRMLIESCVFRAVAEYVGKDPWELAPNRFRHF; this is encoded by the coding sequence GTGGCTAGATCATCGAAGCGGGAGTCGACGCGCTCTGTGCGCGGAAACTGGCGCGACCGACACGGGCGCGGCATCCGTGCTGCCGTCACCGGCCCGCACTTGCCGTTGCTCAGCAGCCGCAACGGAAACTTCGAGATGACCGTTGCCTCCGCCGCCCAGTTTCTGAAAGAAATGTGGCCAGAAGAACTGGCGGATGCCCGCTTCGAGATCGGCCTGATGCCGGGCAGCGATCCTGAAGGTTCCGCCGTCGAGCGATGGCATGTCAATCGATCCGAGAACCGCATTGTGCTCTATCGCTTGCCCATCGAGCGGATGGCCCGGCTGCACCGAGACGACGAACTACACAAGCGCATGCTCATCGAGAGTTGTGTCTTTCGCGCGGTCGCCGAATACGTCGGCAAGGATCCTTGGGAACTCGCGCCCAATCGATTCCGACACTTCTAG
- a CDS encoding DUF5719 family protein: MIDNEITPDEASALPNEPTGAEFDDDQELTGAPEPESSTRRPVSAKAIAAVGARVALGAVGIGVAAATILGSSFLEIPSFSASAPSELVVPVPTAQQLTCPGPLLRLSDDSGAEASSVFTLGQAVTRFASSAGTVEQARITASDAQQGESVAEPLVLSAAPDAQSPESEMRLSGAQSQSVSVGDYDGFASAGCRAVGGDSWLVGGATTTGRSTLISLINPTEVASTVTLDIYDERGTVSAAGTAGIVVPPNGQRVLSLAGFVPGASSPVVHVTSTGGQITAELQQTIVRGLDAGGVEIVGQTQAPSRTLVIPSMVVTNLEAVQALRGSAEQTDDVIAAIRVFVPGDEPTTMTATLTPADTDRDPITFTLDLSAGVVTDIPIEELATGEYTVAIESEDPIVAAARTTSGKLNSSGEVTATDFAWFTASPPLTGDTQLTIATGLDAVLNIANPSEAGVTLELAVMGEESEEYVIDAGQTLRLPVDNGDTLTANHSDRLFASVTQAENGFLSSYAIDPQTPGSSPLTVFP, translated from the coding sequence ATGATCGACAACGAGATCACCCCGGATGAAGCTTCGGCTTTGCCGAACGAGCCGACCGGCGCCGAATTCGACGACGATCAAGAATTGACCGGTGCGCCGGAACCTGAGTCGAGTACGCGGCGCCCAGTCTCAGCGAAAGCGATCGCCGCTGTCGGCGCTCGAGTCGCCCTGGGGGCTGTCGGCATCGGCGTGGCCGCGGCGACAATTCTGGGGTCGAGCTTTCTCGAAATTCCGTCTTTTAGCGCGTCAGCGCCGAGCGAACTCGTCGTGCCGGTGCCGACGGCCCAGCAGTTGACGTGCCCCGGACCGCTCTTGAGGCTCTCCGACGACTCGGGCGCTGAGGCATCCAGCGTGTTCACTCTGGGGCAAGCCGTCACACGATTCGCGTCGAGCGCCGGCACCGTCGAGCAGGCACGCATCACCGCATCCGATGCTCAACAAGGGGAATCAGTCGCAGAACCTCTTGTTCTCAGCGCTGCTCCGGATGCCCAGTCTCCCGAGTCAGAGATGCGGCTGAGTGGTGCGCAATCGCAGTCGGTTTCGGTCGGAGACTACGATGGTTTTGCCTCGGCGGGCTGCCGCGCTGTCGGCGGCGATAGCTGGCTGGTCGGTGGCGCAACCACGACCGGGCGATCGACGTTGATTTCGTTGATTAACCCCACTGAAGTTGCCTCTACCGTCACCCTCGATATTTACGACGAGCGTGGCACGGTTTCGGCTGCCGGCACCGCAGGAATTGTTGTCCCGCCTAACGGGCAGCGCGTGCTTTCCCTCGCCGGTTTTGTGCCGGGAGCGTCCTCTCCGGTCGTGCACGTGACGAGCACGGGTGGCCAGATCACCGCTGAGCTGCAGCAGACGATCGTTCGCGGGCTCGACGCTGGTGGTGTCGAGATCGTGGGGCAAACGCAAGCGCCGTCTCGCACTCTCGTGATTCCCAGCATGGTCGTCACGAACCTCGAAGCTGTTCAAGCATTGCGGGGTTCTGCGGAGCAAACGGATGACGTTATTGCCGCCATCCGAGTCTTTGTTCCGGGAGATGAGCCGACCACGATGACGGCAACTCTCACTCCGGCAGACACCGACCGTGACCCCATCACTTTCACGCTCGACCTCAGCGCGGGAGTTGTCACAGATATCCCGATCGAAGAGCTCGCGACGGGCGAGTACACGGTGGCTATTGAATCTGAAGACCCGATTGTCGCCGCAGCCCGCACAACCTCGGGCAAACTCAACTCTTCCGGAGAAGTCACGGCCACTGACTTTGCGTGGTTCACCGCTAGCCCGCCTTTGACCGGCGATACCCAGCTCACGATTGCGACCGGCCTGGACGCGGTGCTGAACATCGCGAACCCCTCTGAGGCAGGCGTGACGCTCGAGCTCGCGGTTATGGGCGAAGAATCCGAGGAGTACGTTATCGACGCGGGACAGACGCTGCGTCTTCCCGTCGACAACGGCGACACCCTGACGGCCAACCACAGTGATCGGCTATTTGCCAGTGTTACTCAGGCCGAGAACGGTTTTCTTTCCTCCTACGCGATTGACCCTCAGACTCCAGGCTCGTCACCGCTCACGGTCTTCCCGTAA
- a CDS encoding glycosyltransferase family 2 protein, with amino-acid sequence MQPRVTAVLVARNGAKYLPRTLAAIAAQTRRPDSVIAVDADSSDDSLSIMANSASAQIADAHDQRTFGSAVASALHSAVPQSAENEWLWLLTHDSAPDPHALAALLGAVEIAPSVAVAGPKLVRWDNPSVISNFGETLTPLGRAVGLVTDELDQAQHDVQTDTLGVAGAGMLVRRQVWNALGGFDPKLTSVDAALDFCVRARLAGHRVIAVADARVASAGGPELFGKRSVSAAAHNRLQRFAQLHRRLVYAPSLAVPLHWLTLLPLAILRSLGHLVAKQPSAVAGEFAAAFAAIFDGGVVAARRNLRRNKRVGFAAVNPLRMSWAELRERRAHERHGNAPDAAFDIARPKFFSNGGAWTVLLAGILGMLVFSRFVDAQALTGGGLLPLSTTVSELWAHVGYGWNDLAQQVVAADPFAVVLAVLGSLTFWNPSFSIVLLYLLALPLAALAAWLCAAAISERTWAPTIAAAAWTVMPSFLISLGEGQLGAVLAHILLPWLVLAVLRAAHNWAMSALAALLFAAVTASAPSLLPALLIALVAWIIIRPKATHRLLWIVIPAAALFAPLVIQQWGRGNFWAIFADPGVPVAREASTGWQLAISSVVPGSNGWSSLLAALGLNDRYGPLLVALMLAPFAALALMSLFVPGTRRAVPSLALALLGFVTAVAATHVSVSASGQSEVGLWAAPGLSLYWLGLCGALTVAIDNLDRHATLPALVALVGILGLAAAPLWLLASGMSPVITSNGRLLPAFVSAESTQRDGLGTLQLTVTSDSTMTVDLHRGRGSGLDEQSTLAATSTELSEAEVRNAILAGNIASRSGYEIARELNDLQVAFVVLTPGSNADIAETRQRIIEALDGNSLLNPIGDTAQGHLWHYPDLQEKEIPVGASNTESRWGQIVLAGQGLVFGLTLLLAIPTTRRRRVKAAKAESAVTVIEANE; translated from the coding sequence ATGCAGCCGAGAGTCACCGCAGTACTAGTCGCCCGCAACGGTGCGAAGTATTTGCCACGCACCCTTGCCGCGATCGCGGCTCAAACTCGGCGACCCGATTCGGTGATCGCCGTCGACGCCGATTCGAGCGACGACTCCCTCTCGATCATGGCGAATTCAGCTTCGGCCCAGATCGCGGATGCTCATGATCAACGAACATTCGGCAGCGCAGTTGCTTCCGCATTGCACAGCGCGGTGCCGCAATCGGCTGAAAACGAGTGGCTGTGGCTGCTAACTCATGACAGCGCACCGGATCCTCACGCTTTAGCTGCCTTACTCGGTGCCGTGGAGATCGCCCCGTCTGTGGCGGTTGCCGGCCCCAAACTCGTGCGCTGGGATAACCCATCCGTGATCTCAAACTTCGGCGAAACTCTGACGCCGCTCGGCCGGGCCGTTGGCCTTGTCACTGACGAACTCGACCAAGCTCAGCACGACGTGCAGACCGACACCCTCGGCGTGGCCGGCGCGGGCATGCTCGTTCGTCGTCAGGTGTGGAATGCACTGGGCGGATTTGATCCCAAGCTCACGTCGGTGGACGCCGCTCTCGATTTCTGCGTGCGCGCTCGGTTAGCAGGCCATCGCGTGATCGCCGTCGCAGATGCTCGTGTGGCCAGCGCTGGCGGCCCCGAGCTGTTCGGCAAGCGTTCCGTTTCGGCTGCCGCGCACAACCGGCTCCAGCGGTTCGCTCAGTTGCATCGTCGCCTGGTGTACGCGCCCAGTCTTGCTGTTCCGTTGCACTGGCTCACGCTGTTGCCACTCGCAATTCTTCGTTCCCTTGGCCACCTTGTGGCGAAGCAGCCTTCGGCTGTCGCCGGAGAATTTGCGGCTGCTTTCGCTGCCATTTTCGACGGGGGAGTGGTTGCTGCTCGTCGCAATCTTCGCCGCAATAAACGCGTCGGTTTCGCGGCAGTTAATCCGCTGCGGATGTCGTGGGCTGAGCTTCGCGAGCGGCGTGCCCACGAGCGTCACGGCAACGCTCCCGACGCTGCGTTCGACATTGCGAGGCCGAAGTTCTTCAGCAACGGCGGAGCCTGGACTGTGCTTTTGGCCGGCATCCTCGGCATGCTGGTCTTCTCACGATTTGTAGATGCGCAGGCGCTGACTGGTGGCGGCCTGCTGCCGCTGTCGACCACTGTCTCTGAACTTTGGGCGCACGTCGGTTACGGCTGGAACGACCTAGCTCAACAGGTGGTCGCCGCTGATCCGTTTGCGGTGGTGCTAGCAGTACTCGGCTCTCTCACCTTCTGGAACCCTTCGTTCAGTATCGTGCTGCTTTACCTCCTAGCGCTTCCTTTGGCAGCGCTCGCTGCGTGGTTGTGCGCGGCCGCCATTTCGGAACGTACCTGGGCGCCCACGATCGCCGCCGCCGCGTGGACTGTGATGCCGAGCTTCTTGATCTCGCTCGGAGAAGGCCAGCTCGGCGCGGTTCTTGCCCACATTCTGTTGCCGTGGCTCGTGCTCGCGGTGCTCCGCGCCGCTCACAACTGGGCGATGTCTGCGCTGGCCGCACTGCTATTTGCGGCGGTCACTGCCTCTGCTCCCAGCTTGCTTCCCGCGCTGCTGATCGCTCTCGTCGCGTGGATCATTATTCGTCCCAAGGCCACTCACCGTCTGCTGTGGATTGTGATTCCTGCCGCAGCGCTTTTTGCTCCGCTCGTGATTCAGCAGTGGGGCCGCGGCAACTTCTGGGCAATCTTCGCTGATCCGGGTGTGCCCGTTGCGCGCGAAGCCTCCACGGGCTGGCAGCTCGCGATTAGTAGCGTTGTTCCCGGCTCCAACGGGTGGAGTTCCTTGCTGGCCGCTCTCGGTCTCAACGACCGCTACGGGCCATTGCTCGTCGCGCTCATGCTCGCACCGTTTGCAGCCCTCGCGCTGATGAGTCTTTTCGTGCCCGGTACACGCCGCGCGGTGCCTTCGCTCGCCTTGGCGCTCTTAGGATTCGTGACGGCTGTCGCGGCAACGCACGTGTCGGTGAGCGCGTCGGGTCAGTCTGAAGTTGGACTGTGGGCAGCTCCGGGCCTCAGCCTGTACTGGCTTGGGCTCTGCGGCGCACTGACGGTCGCGATAGACAATCTCGATCGCCATGCCACCCTTCCGGCGCTCGTGGCCTTAGTCGGCATTCTGGGGCTCGCTGCGGCACCACTCTGGTTGCTCGCTTCGGGGATGAGCCCGGTCATCACGAGCAACGGGCGGCTCTTGCCCGCGTTCGTTTCGGCGGAATCCACCCAGCGCGATGGTCTCGGCACGCTGCAACTCACGGTGACGTCGGATTCGACCATGACGGTCGACCTGCACCGTGGTCGAGGATCGGGACTCGACGAACAATCCACTCTGGCCGCTACCAGCACCGAACTCTCTGAGGCTGAAGTGCGCAACGCGATCCTCGCCGGCAACATCGCATCACGTAGCGGCTATGAAATCGCCCGCGAGCTCAACGACCTCCAAGTAGCGTTCGTTGTCTTGACGCCGGGCAGCAACGCGGACATCGCAGAAACACGTCAGCGCATCATCGAAGCGCTCGACGGCAATAGCCTTCTCAACCCCATTGGCGATACGGCACAGGGACACCTCTGGCACTACCCCGATCTGCAAGAAAAAGAGATCCCCGTGGGCGCAAGTAACACTGAATCTCGCTGGGGGCAGATCGTGCTGGCTGGCCAAGGACTCGTCTTTGGGCTCACTCTGTTGCTGGCTATTCCGACTACACGCCGTCGGCGAGTGAAAGCGGCGAAAGCCGAAAGCGCCGTCACCGTGATTGAGGCGAACGAATGA
- a CDS encoding WhiB family transcriptional regulator gives MGDSGYRAGVPDDWFVDPVRLGVPGVRQPLADEDGNALSWQTDSLCAQTDPEAFFPEKGGSTRDAKKICSSCEVRSQCLEYALENDERFGIWGGLSERERRKLRKRAG, from the coding sequence ATGGGCGACAGCGGTTACCGCGCGGGAGTTCCCGACGACTGGTTTGTCGACCCGGTTCGGCTAGGAGTTCCCGGAGTTCGTCAGCCTCTCGCTGACGAAGACGGCAATGCCCTCTCGTGGCAGACAGACTCACTGTGTGCTCAGACCGATCCCGAAGCTTTCTTCCCCGAAAAGGGCGGCTCCACTCGTGACGCTAAGAAGATTTGCTCGTCGTGTGAAGTGCGCAGCCAGTGCCTCGAATACGCTCTCGAAAATGACGAACGGTTCGGAATCTGGGGCGGGCTCTCAGAGCGCGAACGCCGCAAGCTGCGCAAGCGCGCTGGCTAA